From a single Bryobacter aggregatus MPL3 genomic region:
- a CDS encoding GNAT family N-acetyltransferase: MESIRPMLQEDLPATNAILQAAHQVSTSFTPLLRRNHALTPDSYWVLEEDGRPIGVVGYTDFGSFAHIGLMAILPSRQSHGAGSRLLSFALGQMEARGFRSITLYSTDAGLGFYLRHGFRWAGLSPEWQLRRRNRWDCRIRVERWEEAAEVAGFDAAIFGGDRQRLFRALLLEFPGRGLLVRDAAGQCAGFAIAQSGVIGPMAAATPEIALALLDAALDLPFEAMPRVLLPDGHAAGETALLRLGFVPVRVSRYLYHGTAPVQQRAKMYGQGAYSLG; the protein is encoded by the coding sequence ATGGAATCGATCCGTCCGATGCTGCAAGAGGACCTTCCGGCAACGAACGCGATTCTCCAGGCGGCTCATCAAGTCAGCACGAGCTTCACTCCGCTGTTGCGGCGGAATCATGCGCTGACACCAGACTCCTATTGGGTTCTCGAAGAGGACGGCCGCCCGATCGGCGTCGTCGGGTATACCGATTTCGGGAGCTTTGCTCACATCGGACTCATGGCCATTCTGCCCTCACGGCAGTCTCACGGGGCAGGGTCGCGTTTGCTGTCTTTTGCGCTTGGGCAGATGGAAGCACGCGGTTTTCGCTCGATCACGCTGTACTCCACAGATGCCGGGTTAGGTTTTTATTTGCGCCATGGATTCCGATGGGCTGGGCTGAGTCCGGAATGGCAGTTGCGCCGCCGGAATCGCTGGGATTGCCGCATCCGGGTGGAGCGTTGGGAAGAGGCCGCGGAGGTGGCCGGCTTTGACGCCGCGATCTTTGGCGGCGACCGGCAGCGCCTGTTCCGTGCGCTCTTGCTTGAGTTTCCAGGGAGAGGCTTGCTGGTGCGGGATGCGGCCGGACAATGCGCCGGGTTTGCGATAGCGCAATCTGGTGTCATTGGGCCCATGGCGGCGGCGACGCCGGAGATCGCACTGGCGCTGCTGGACGCAGCCTTGGATCTTCCCTTTGAAGCCATGCCGCGGGTTTTGCTCCCAGATGGGCACGCCGCCGGCGAGACGGCATTGCTCCGCCTGGGCTTTGTCCCGGTTCGAGTGTCACGCTATCTCTATCACGGCACGGCTCCCGTACAGCAGCGGGCAAAGATGTACGGACAGGGCGCGTACTCCCTCGGCTAG
- a CDS encoding M16 family metallopeptidase, whose amino-acid sequence MNSNPPREIQSSTLSNGLIVVTERMPHVRSVSIGTWIPSGSRLERGEERGIAHFLEHMLFKGTHTRSAEDIARAVDSVGGHLDAFTSKELVSYNTKVLDEHLPIAWDILSDLILNPTFDATELEKEKSVILEELKMELDNPEYLVHELFVKNLWKGHGLGQPIIGTKQTIADFNREMLVDYHQRIYHPGNIVVTAAGNLEHDAIVNLVGASFANRSAGAKLPTPAKPKLQAPFILKQKRTQQAHLYIGAPSHPIAHETRFISYVLNTILGGGMSSRLFQNIRERQGLVYAVMSDLLLYRDSGAIAIYAGASAEALPKVISSVMEEFRDLKANPVPAEELHRAKEHLKGSLMLSLESTNSRMTNLARQQVFFGRFFSMDEMIENIEAVTAAQVQSLANESFLSEKLALTVLGKVDGLALDRALLNC is encoded by the coding sequence ATGAATTCGAATCCTCCTCGCGAAATCCAAAGCTCTACTCTGTCCAATGGACTCATCGTTGTGACAGAGCGGATGCCCCATGTCCGCAGCGTATCGATCGGCACATGGATCCCCTCGGGATCCCGCCTCGAACGCGGAGAAGAGCGCGGCATTGCTCATTTTCTCGAACACATGCTGTTCAAAGGCACACACACGCGCTCGGCGGAAGACATCGCCCGCGCCGTCGATTCGGTCGGCGGTCACCTCGATGCCTTCACCAGCAAGGAACTTGTGTCTTACAACACAAAAGTGCTCGATGAGCATCTCCCGATCGCCTGGGACATTCTCTCCGATCTGATCCTCAACCCTACTTTTGACGCTACTGAGCTGGAAAAAGAGAAGAGCGTGATCCTCGAAGAACTCAAGATGGAGCTCGATAACCCCGAGTATCTGGTCCACGAACTCTTCGTCAAGAATCTGTGGAAGGGGCATGGCCTCGGGCAGCCCATCATCGGCACCAAGCAGACCATTGCCGATTTCAATCGCGAAATGCTCGTCGATTACCACCAGCGCATCTACCATCCCGGCAATATCGTTGTCACCGCCGCGGGCAATCTCGAGCATGACGCGATCGTGAATCTGGTGGGCGCCTCCTTCGCAAATCGGTCGGCTGGGGCGAAGCTGCCCACGCCCGCCAAGCCGAAACTGCAGGCTCCCTTCATCCTGAAGCAGAAACGAACCCAACAAGCGCATCTCTACATCGGTGCGCCGTCACATCCCATTGCGCACGAAACCCGCTTTATCTCCTACGTGCTCAACACGATTCTCGGCGGCGGCATGTCGTCCCGGCTCTTCCAGAACATCCGGGAGCGCCAAGGACTGGTCTATGCCGTCATGTCCGATCTTCTGCTCTATCGCGACTCCGGCGCGATCGCAATCTATGCCGGAGCCTCGGCGGAAGCCCTGCCCAAGGTGATCTCCTCAGTAATGGAAGAATTCCGTGATCTCAAGGCGAATCCGGTACCGGCAGAAGAACTCCATCGTGCCAAAGAACACCTCAAAGGCTCGCTGATGCTCTCCCTCGAATCCACCAATTCGCGCATGACCAATCTGGCCCGCCAGCAGGTCTTCTTCGGCCGCTTCTTCTCGATGGACGAGATGATTGAAAATATCGAAGCCGTCACAGCCGCACAGGTGCAGTCGCTTGCAAACGAATCGTTTCTCTCAGAGAAACTGGCACTTACGGTACTCGGAAAGGTCGATGGATTGGCGCTCGACCGCGCCCTGTTGAACTGTTAA
- the rlmN gene encoding 23S rRNA (adenine(2503)-C(2))-methyltransferase RlmN, with the protein MTEQASPRTAPLMGMELSDMEAAIEGRYPKFRAKQIFDALYAKRQLDLKEASALPAALRKEFPTGALTEHSRFDSEDGTVRYLLSLEDGKTVESVFMPERGRDTLCISSQVGCPVDCKFCLTALMGLERNLTAGEIVGQVLHIAAKHHLDPHDRQMNIVMMGQGEPLMNLDAVLKATRLLVDPAGIGMTEKRITVSTSGLIPKIEELGQSPIRPKLAISLNASTEEQRVELMPITKKWHLKDLIAVCQAYPLRSWETLTFEYVLLRGVNDSDADARRVRKLVANIKCKVNLIALNPGPGIPFETPDPERVLSFQEIVRAGVPCFIRKPRGLDIYAACGQLKQMTEHSGLYSIHE; encoded by the coding sequence GTGACAGAGCAAGCGAGCCCGCGAACAGCGCCTTTGATGGGTATGGAACTGAGCGACATGGAAGCGGCGATCGAGGGACGCTATCCAAAGTTTCGCGCGAAGCAGATTTTCGATGCGCTGTATGCCAAGCGGCAATTGGATCTGAAAGAGGCCAGCGCCCTGCCTGCGGCCTTGCGCAAAGAGTTTCCAACCGGAGCCTTGACCGAGCATTCGCGATTCGATAGCGAAGACGGTACGGTTCGCTACCTGTTGAGTCTCGAAGATGGAAAGACGGTGGAGTCGGTCTTTATGCCCGAGCGGGGCCGCGATACGCTCTGCATCTCTTCGCAAGTGGGTTGCCCGGTCGACTGCAAGTTCTGTCTCACTGCCCTGATGGGGCTGGAGCGAAATCTGACTGCAGGCGAGATTGTCGGGCAGGTGCTGCACATCGCAGCCAAGCATCATCTCGATCCGCATGACCGGCAAATGAACATCGTCATGATGGGCCAGGGCGAGCCGCTGATGAATCTCGATGCGGTGCTCAAGGCGACGCGGCTGTTGGTCGATCCGGCAGGGATCGGGATGACCGAGAAGCGCATCACAGTCTCCACCTCAGGACTGATTCCGAAGATCGAAGAGTTGGGGCAATCGCCGATTCGGCCGAAGCTGGCGATCAGTTTGAATGCTTCCACCGAGGAGCAGCGCGTCGAGCTGATGCCAATCACAAAGAAGTGGCATTTGAAGGATCTGATTGCCGTTTGCCAGGCCTACCCGCTGCGGAGCTGGGAGACGCTGACCTTCGAGTATGTTCTGTTGCGCGGGGTGAACGACAGTGACGCCGACGCGCGCCGGGTGCGCAAGCTGGTGGCGAACATCAAGTGCAAGGTGAATCTGATTGCGCTGAATCCGGGGCCGGGAATTCCGTTCGAGACGCCTGATCCCGAGCGGGTGCTGAGCTTCCAGGAGATTGTCCGCGCCGGCGTTCCGTGCTTTATCCGGAAGCCGCGGGGCCTCGACATCTATGCGGCCTGCGGACAATTGAAGCAGATGACGGAGCATTCCGGGCTGTACAGCATTCACGAGTAG
- a CDS encoding TPM domain-containing protein has product MIRLLLSLGLAWSCLAVDYRTLKPEGYVSDFAHVIDPSSRQILNRYLAAVETATGAQIALVTVDTLDGDEITDVANKLYIQWGIGKKATNEGALFLFAIKDRKSRLEVGYGLEPILPDGSAGDLLRAMRPALRANEYGAAMVEAARGLGTRIATAKNVTIQETLPRPLHQAQDDRDDLNLAITLIFVILIVGLMAGSRGGGRRGGGPWGYAGGGFGGGGGGFGGGGGGSSWGGFGGGSSGGGGASSDWRVMLCS; this is encoded by the coding sequence ATGATCCGCCTCCTCCTCAGCCTCGGGTTGGCCTGGTCATGCCTCGCGGTAGACTACCGCACGCTCAAGCCTGAAGGCTATGTATCTGACTTCGCCCATGTCATCGACCCGTCGTCGAGGCAGATTCTCAATCGTTACCTGGCCGCCGTCGAAACCGCGACCGGTGCGCAGATCGCGCTGGTCACCGTCGATACCCTCGATGGCGATGAAATCACGGACGTCGCCAACAAACTTTACATCCAGTGGGGGATCGGGAAGAAGGCGACCAATGAGGGCGCGCTATTCCTATTCGCCATCAAAGATCGCAAGTCTCGCCTTGAGGTTGGGTACGGACTGGAGCCCATTCTTCCAGATGGCTCGGCAGGCGATTTGCTCCGCGCCATGCGGCCTGCCCTGCGCGCCAACGAGTACGGCGCCGCGATGGTGGAGGCGGCGCGCGGGCTTGGCACCAGAATCGCCACGGCAAAGAATGTCACGATTCAGGAAACACTTCCTCGCCCGCTGCATCAAGCCCAGGATGATCGTGACGATCTGAATCTGGCCATCACGCTCATTTTCGTCATTCTGATTGTTGGTTTGATGGCGGGAAGCCGTGGTGGTGGCAGGCGCGGGGGCGGTCCCTGGGGCTATGCCGGCGGTGGTTTTGGCGGCGGAGGAGGTGGCTTCGGCGGTGGAGGCGGCGGATCGAGTTGGGGAGGTTTCGGCGGAGGCTCCTCGGGGGGTGGCGGGGCTTCCAGTGATTGGAGAGTGATGCTTTGCAGCTAG
- a CDS encoding Crp/Fnr family transcriptional regulator, with the protein MEERSTVIDSQDPNLPEELFPGQEDLLAHLPRSHSESFPSGSIIYDAHSPPPRLYVLEAGRIALSRVEGSSVLISRICCEEDFFGEQLLANLSGERAEALDRVRVMSWPLPVVFRLLNSNPKFGIGLIQDSVRRSMELKTRILDMANRSIRSRIAIALLDFASNEKMMVERPGRIDCIPHRLLARYVGTSREIITHSLNFFRRQQLITYSRKFMDIDINALRAYLHSEEHRERHVDHQEVA; encoded by the coding sequence ATGGAAGAACGATCGACGGTGATCGACTCACAAGACCCCAATCTCCCGGAAGAGCTGTTTCCCGGTCAAGAGGATTTACTTGCCCACTTGCCACGGAGCCATTCGGAAAGTTTTCCGAGTGGCAGCATTATTTATGACGCTCACAGCCCGCCTCCCCGACTATATGTGCTCGAAGCCGGACGGATTGCTCTGTCCCGTGTGGAAGGTTCCTCCGTGCTCATCTCGCGGATCTGTTGCGAAGAGGACTTCTTTGGCGAACAATTGCTGGCGAATTTAAGCGGGGAACGGGCCGAAGCCTTAGACCGGGTCCGCGTGATGAGCTGGCCTCTCCCCGTTGTCTTCCGGTTGCTCAACTCGAATCCCAAGTTCGGAATCGGCCTGATTCAGGATTCTGTGCGGCGTTCCATGGAGTTGAAGACTCGCATTCTGGATATGGCGAATCGCTCGATTCGCAGCCGGATCGCGATTGCCCTACTCGATTTCGCCAGCAACGAGAAGATGATGGTCGAGCGTCCGGGACGAATCGATTGCATCCCGCATCGCCTCCTGGCCCGCTATGTCGGCACTTCGCGAGAAATTATCACCCACTCGCTGAACTTCTTCCGGCGCCAGCAACTGATTACCTATTCCCGAAAGTTCATGGATATCGACATCAATGCGCTCCGCGCCTATCTTCACAGTGAAGAGCATCGCGAACGGCATGTCGACCACCAGGAAGTTGCTTAG
- a CDS encoding LemA family protein, producing MRSALIVVGVLLVGGLLLGGKLVSSRNELVVKREAIDASWAQVDVALQRRADLIPNLVSTVKGYATQEKDVFTNIANARAQLGGARTPADKIAANGALDSALSRLLVVVENYPQLKSNENFIRLQDELAGTENRIAVERRKYNEVVQDYNTTRGLFPTNIAASIFDFPRNDAYFKTDPGSRTAPKVDFSK from the coding sequence ATGCGTTCCGCACTGATTGTTGTTGGTGTTCTATTGGTTGGCGGCCTATTGCTTGGCGGCAAGCTGGTGAGCAGCCGTAATGAGCTGGTCGTCAAACGGGAGGCGATTGACGCTTCCTGGGCCCAGGTCGATGTTGCACTGCAGCGCCGCGCAGACCTGATCCCCAACCTTGTCTCCACGGTCAAGGGCTATGCCACTCAGGAAAAGGATGTCTTTACCAACATTGCCAACGCCCGCGCGCAACTCGGGGGCGCCCGCACACCGGCAGACAAGATTGCCGCGAATGGTGCGCTGGACAGTGCACTCTCCCGTCTTCTTGTCGTCGTCGAAAACTATCCCCAACTGAAGTCGAACGAGAATTTTATCCGGCTCCAGGATGAACTGGCTGGTACGGAAAACCGCATTGCCGTCGAGCGCCGCAAGTACAACGAAGTGGTGCAGGACTACAATACGACGCGCGGCCTGTTTCCTACCAACATCGCAGCATCGATCTTTGACTTCCCCCGCAACGACGCGTACTTCAAAACAGACCCCGGCTCCCGCACTGCGCCCAAGGTCGACTTTTCTAAATAA
- a CDS encoding TonB-dependent receptor, whose amino-acid sequence MKHIAMLWRVCLVICTIFIMQANAAQSIGKLIGRVTNDSGNGVPNAVVRLRSGAADVQRATTDADGRFTFSNLAEGSYQVDVETGGTSQTARQPLDIPATGSTSIELVFQQSETVSTSSGVGELELRASSPILQTDSAEVSRAYDTRMVRTLPLLDRQYQDLISLMPGITPPRVVRDRVLDPQRTRIYNVNGTPDYANAYYQDGAYQTEAYSARPSRIAPNESVQQMAVRTSNFNAEEGFAGGAAINLTTRPGTNGIHGSVFAMNTNRFFQTRNPLNTSTSDPGFNLNQFGGSIGGPIIKDKTFFFLSYEGYMRRGSVLQINSIPTPDFLNGNFNGLTGVTIYDPTSGNSSGVGRVPFPGNRIPPSSLSPFARTIYGYLPASNQPGFANNLIGGAGLREDQHRMDGKIDHRFSERSTGFLRYGFTQGDVNRGSQLGALGDAADAALRNHNAVISYTHSVTTNLAGELRLGYSRYRNAISPVNLSPNLAADLARFGFGGGLPQITIAGFDTLGLSGNYPSRPVNNTYDASTNWTWHNGMHNLKFGAQAVQVRADGFDPGFFSPRGSFYFGPGATSNAAGIAGFGAQSFNGLAGFLTGAPTVAGVSSFIQTPSYRQLRTAAYLTDSINLWKIVHLELGVRYDVYSPVETRSAGGGTVYDPVTNQIAYTGIGRIDSARNQKYDLNNVAPRIGIIVRPMSRLAFRAGYGIHYFPTPFALAGVNQTSIAAQNGVIGSFASTSFTIPAVTLPNLAGGLMPAPNQPYFSQSRNLQTPYMQTYNFTIQGDLGNGFLLDLGYVGNLGRQLPFYRDLNVSLPGTGLAGLPFSPFNRTAGVTYASTGMNSNYNAAQVNMTKRFGAGLSMAGAYAFGKVLDTGFIQSNPFYTKNNYGPADYDRKHILSVSHNWQLPFGPGSTFAKSGWAAQVLGSWELNGILRWATGTPYSVTSDPTGCNCVGLSSARANVIGPVQINGQASFDPTLFSNVTAATYGVQGRNVFRGPDMFTYDASLFRSFPVRDNYKIELRAEAYNVTNTTNYANPIANFSSPAFGRTLQTLGGLGGRQFQVGARILF is encoded by the coding sequence ATGAAACATATCGCAATGCTGTGGCGAGTTTGTCTCGTCATCTGCACGATTTTTATTATGCAAGCCAATGCGGCACAATCCATCGGAAAATTAATTGGCCGTGTTACTAACGATAGTGGCAATGGCGTGCCCAACGCTGTGGTGCGGCTCCGGTCCGGGGCCGCGGATGTCCAGCGGGCAACAACAGATGCGGATGGCCGTTTTACCTTTTCCAACTTGGCGGAGGGTTCCTATCAAGTGGATGTCGAAACTGGCGGAACCTCGCAGACGGCGCGCCAGCCGCTCGATATCCCAGCGACGGGCAGTACATCGATCGAACTGGTCTTCCAACAAAGTGAGACTGTTTCGACGAGCAGTGGCGTTGGGGAGCTGGAACTCCGGGCCTCCTCGCCCATCTTACAGACAGATTCAGCAGAAGTATCGCGTGCCTATGACACAAGAATGGTGCGCACGCTGCCTCTCCTCGACCGCCAATATCAGGACCTGATCAGCCTGATGCCGGGCATTACTCCTCCTCGGGTGGTGCGAGATCGCGTTCTCGATCCGCAGCGGACGAGAATCTATAACGTCAACGGCACGCCCGATTACGCCAATGCCTACTATCAGGATGGCGCCTACCAGACGGAAGCTTATAGCGCCCGGCCTTCGCGCATTGCTCCCAACGAAAGCGTCCAGCAGATGGCCGTCCGCACGAGCAATTTTAATGCGGAAGAAGGTTTTGCCGGTGGTGCTGCCATCAATCTGACCACTCGTCCGGGTACCAACGGTATCCATGGCAGCGTTTTTGCGATGAATACGAACCGTTTCTTTCAGACGCGGAATCCGCTGAATACCAGCACCTCGGACCCTGGCTTCAATCTGAACCAGTTTGGCGGTTCCATCGGAGGGCCCATCATCAAGGACAAGACTTTCTTCTTCCTCTCCTATGAAGGCTATATGCGGCGGGGATCGGTGCTGCAGATTAACAGCATCCCCACTCCCGACTTTCTGAATGGAAACTTCAATGGCCTAACCGGTGTGACCATCTATGACCCCACCTCGGGAAACAGTTCTGGCGTGGGCCGTGTTCCATTCCCCGGGAATCGAATTCCGCCTTCCAGCCTCAGTCCATTCGCTCGCACCATTTATGGTTATCTTCCAGCTTCCAATCAGCCCGGCTTTGCCAACAATCTGATTGGAGGCGCCGGACTGCGCGAGGATCAGCATCGCATGGACGGAAAGATCGACCATCGTTTCTCGGAGCGTTCGACGGGATTTTTGCGCTATGGCTTTACGCAGGGAGATGTGAATCGCGGTTCTCAACTGGGCGCCCTTGGTGACGCCGCAGATGCCGCACTTCGCAATCATAATGCGGTGATCAGCTACACCCACAGTGTCACCACCAATCTTGCGGGGGAATTGCGGCTTGGCTATTCTCGCTATCGCAATGCAATCAGCCCGGTGAATCTGTCTCCCAACTTGGCTGCCGATCTTGCCCGCTTTGGTTTTGGCGGCGGCTTGCCGCAGATCACCATCGCTGGTTTTGACACCTTAGGCCTCTCGGGGAACTATCCTTCGCGGCCGGTAAACAACACCTACGATGCCTCCACAAACTGGACCTGGCACAATGGCATGCACAATCTGAAGTTCGGCGCTCAAGCCGTTCAGGTGCGTGCGGATGGCTTTGATCCCGGCTTCTTCTCCCCCCGAGGCAGCTTCTATTTTGGTCCCGGTGCGACATCGAATGCGGCCGGTATTGCCGGATTCGGAGCTCAGTCCTTCAATGGATTGGCCGGCTTCCTGACCGGTGCCCCGACCGTGGCTGGAGTATCAAGTTTTATCCAAACTCCGAGCTACCGGCAGTTGCGCACAGCGGCCTATCTCACCGACAGCATCAATCTCTGGAAGATTGTCCACCTCGAACTGGGCGTTCGTTACGACGTCTATTCTCCGGTAGAGACTCGTAGTGCCGGTGGCGGAACGGTCTATGATCCGGTGACGAATCAGATCGCCTACACCGGAATCGGCCGGATCGATTCTGCCCGGAACCAGAAGTACGACCTGAATAATGTCGCTCCCCGGATCGGCATCATCGTTCGTCCCATGTCCCGGCTGGCCTTCCGCGCGGGCTATGGGATTCATTACTTCCCGACGCCTTTTGCTCTTGCCGGTGTGAATCAGACATCGATTGCAGCGCAGAACGGCGTCATCGGAAGTTTTGCAAGCACCAGCTTCACCATTCCGGCAGTCACGCTGCCAAATCTGGCGGGCGGACTGATGCCAGCACCCAATCAGCCGTACTTCTCCCAGTCCAGAAATCTACAAACCCCATATATGCAGACCTACAACTTCACGATCCAGGGCGATCTCGGCAACGGCTTCCTCCTCGATCTGGGCTATGTCGGCAATCTCGGACGGCAGCTTCCGTTCTATCGGGATCTGAATGTTTCGCTGCCGGGAACGGGCCTGGCGGGACTTCCTTTCTCCCCATTTAACCGGACTGCCGGCGTGACCTATGCCAGCACCGGGATGAATAGCAACTACAACGCGGCGCAGGTGAACATGACGAAACGCTTCGGCGCAGGGCTCTCGATGGCCGGCGCTTATGCCTTCGGAAAGGTTCTCGATACCGGGTTTATCCAATCGAATCCGTTCTATACAAAGAACAACTATGGTCCTGCGGACTACGATCGGAAGCATATCCTGTCGGTCAGCCACAATTGGCAACTGCCCTTCGGGCCTGGTTCCACCTTTGCCAAGAGTGGTTGGGCCGCTCAGGTTCTCGGTAGCTGGGAACTGAACGGAATTCTGCGCTGGGCGACGGGAACTCCGTATTCAGTCACCTCGGACCCGACCGGCTGCAATTGCGTTGGACTTTCCTCCGCGCGGGCCAATGTCATCGGTCCGGTCCAGATCAACGGGCAGGCCAGCTTTGACCCTACGCTCTTCTCAAATGTCACTGCGGCGACATACGGCGTTCAGGGACGCAACGTTTTCCGTGGGCCTGACATGTTTACCTATGACGCATCACTCTTCCGGAGCTTCCCGGTTCGGGACAACTACAAGATTGAATTGCGGGCAGAGGCTTATAACGTGACGAACACAACGAATTATGCCAACCCGATCGCGAACTTCTCCAGCCCGGCCTTTGGACGGACGCTGCAGACGCTCGGTGGTCTGGGCGGACGTCAATTCCAAGTGGGCGCCCGGATTCTGTTCTAG
- a CDS encoding aldehyde dehydrogenase family protein — protein MQTFGNYINGEWITKGDTFEDRNPANTDEVVGLFVKGSAADMDAAAAAAAEAFPKWAAMPAPNRANILFKAAEILESRFDSIAAEMTREEGKTLPEAKGETRRAINILKYFAGEGARMGGHLVPSERDRVHMFAIRKPIGVIGLVTPWNFPIAIPCWKLAPALICGNTVVLKPASASPLSAWRLVEALHDAGIPKGVVNFVAGSGGTLGKALVEAKPLKAISFTGSETIGKWIHTEASKRMLRIQLEMGGKNPTIVLKDCDFNAAVENVVNAAFFSTGQKCTATSRAIVEDEIYDKFVAAVVERTKKLKVGNGMEAGIDIGPAVDEAALKTILDYIEIGKKEAGAPLVGGNRLTGGAFDKGYFVEPTVFANVTEEMRIGQEEIFGPVLAIMRAKDFEDAMRIANATPFGLSASIQTSNVSRVFDFVYGAEAGLLTVNLPSAGVEYQLPFGGTKDSSFGPKEQGPAAFDFYSDYKTIYLKY, from the coding sequence ATGCAAACTTTTGGCAATTACATCAACGGCGAATGGATCACGAAGGGCGATACCTTCGAAGACCGCAATCCCGCCAATACCGATGAAGTCGTTGGCCTCTTCGTCAAGGGCAGCGCCGCGGACATGGATGCCGCCGCCGCTGCTGCTGCAGAAGCCTTCCCCAAGTGGGCCGCGATGCCCGCCCCCAACCGCGCCAACATCCTGTTCAAGGCCGCGGAGATTCTTGAAAGCCGCTTCGACTCCATTGCCGCCGAAATGACGCGCGAAGAAGGCAAGACCCTGCCTGAAGCAAAGGGCGAAACTCGCCGCGCCATCAACATCCTGAAGTACTTTGCCGGCGAAGGCGCCCGCATGGGGGGTCATCTGGTCCCGAGCGAACGGGATCGTGTGCACATGTTTGCCATCCGCAAGCCGATCGGCGTGATCGGCCTGGTGACCCCGTGGAACTTCCCGATCGCCATTCCCTGCTGGAAGCTGGCCCCGGCTCTGATCTGCGGCAACACAGTCGTCCTCAAGCCCGCCAGCGCTTCGCCCCTCTCCGCCTGGCGCCTGGTGGAAGCCCTGCACGACGCTGGCATCCCCAAGGGTGTCGTGAACTTTGTCGCAGGCTCGGGTGGCACGCTCGGCAAGGCACTGGTCGAAGCCAAGCCCCTCAAGGCGATCTCCTTCACCGGCTCTGAGACGATCGGTAAGTGGATCCACACCGAAGCCTCCAAGCGCATGCTGCGCATCCAGTTGGAGATGGGTGGCAAGAATCCCACCATCGTCCTCAAGGATTGCGATTTCAATGCCGCCGTCGAGAACGTCGTCAACGCTGCCTTCTTCTCCACCGGTCAGAAGTGCACGGCCACCTCGCGCGCCATTGTCGAAGACGAGATCTATGACAAGTTTGTCGCCGCCGTCGTCGAGCGCACCAAGAAGCTGAAGGTTGGCAATGGCATGGAAGCCGGTATCGACATCGGCCCCGCCGTCGACGAAGCAGCCCTGAAAACCATCCTCGACTACATCGAGATCGGCAAGAAGGAAGCGGGCGCACCGCTCGTTGGCGGCAACCGTCTCACGGGCGGCGCCTTCGACAAAGGTTACTTTGTCGAACCCACGGTCTTTGCGAATGTCACGGAAGAGATGCGCATCGGCCAGGAAGAGATCTTCGGACCGGTGCTCGCCATCATGCGCGCCAAGGATTTTGAAGACGCCATGCGCATCGCCAACGCGACCCCCTTTGGTCTCTCGGCCAGCATCCAAACCTCCAATGTCTCCCGCGTCTTCGATTTTGTCTACGGCGCCGAAGCAGGCCTCCTCACGGTCAATCTGCCTTCTGCCGGAGTCGAGTATCAACTTCCCTTCGGTGGCACGAAGGATTCGTCGTTTGGTCCGAAAGAACAAGGCCCGGCGGCCTTTGACTTCTACAGCGACTACAAGACCATCTATCTCAAGTACTAG
- a CDS encoding class D sortase, with translation MSFKVLSRILFIAGCLSLTAGLTLLGLAQYGQSEALPPLEVRSSLISSGGPVPVWKDSDATAFLSCERLRANRVIFSDAGENLLRGPVWLTVTAPPGSAGNFVVAAHRDTHFRFLKDVRVGDIFEVDSKSGRFRYRVSGLHIVDPKNRNLLAPHEGGVLTLITCYPFYYLGSAPKRFIVRAELIKDNRNRASIISPVKVSPGESQ, from the coding sequence GTGTCTTTCAAAGTCCTGTCCCGAATTCTGTTCATTGCGGGCTGTCTTTCGCTGACGGCGGGTTTGACTCTTCTTGGGCTCGCCCAATATGGGCAGTCGGAAGCGCTTCCTCCGCTTGAGGTCCGATCGAGCCTGATTTCTTCTGGCGGTCCAGTTCCAGTCTGGAAAGATTCGGATGCGACAGCTTTTTTGAGCTGCGAACGGCTGCGCGCCAACCGGGTCATTTTCTCGGATGCTGGCGAAAATCTGCTCCGGGGCCCGGTTTGGTTGACGGTGACAGCTCCGCCGGGCAGTGCCGGAAACTTTGTGGTCGCGGCCCACCGCGACACACATTTTCGATTTCTCAAAGATGTCCGGGTGGGGGACATTTTTGAGGTTGATAGTAAGTCAGGCCGCTTTCGCTATCGGGTAAGCGGTCTTCACATTGTGGACCCGAAAAATCGGAATCTACTTGCGCCTCATGAAGGCGGGGTCTTGACGCTCATTACCTGTTATCCATTTTATTACTTAGGGAGCGCCCCCAAGCGCTTCATTGTGAGGGCAGAGCTCATCAAGGATAACAGGAACCGGGCCAGTATTATTTCACCTGTAAAGGTTAGTCCAGGAGAATCTCAATGA